One window from the genome of Salisaeta longa DSM 21114 encodes:
- the menD gene encoding 2-succinyl-5-enolpyruvyl-6-hydroxy-3-cyclohexene-1-carboxylic-acid synthase translates to MPTPAESYVHNAPNRTHLWTRLLVEALVRHGVDTFFIAPGSRSTPLTVAVAQHPQARAVVHVDERGTAFAALGYGRATQRPAGWITTSGTAVANGMPAVVEAATDDVPMLLLTADRPPELRDTGANQTIDQVKLFGSYARWQVDLPPPTPAIDLAYVLTTAAHAVHQAVRGPMGPVHVNAMFRKPLDPVPDGRDATNDLAPLAQWLAGDAPYTTYPVPAASVPEAAARCMADWQDGVRGLVVAGRLDTADDRAAAQRMAAHLGWPLVADVTSGLRTGAVEALRIAYADQLLAADAFANRHAPEAVLHLGGRAVSKRLRQYLAAHGPRWRIVVRPSPSRLDPDHRVTHHWETALPALAEVLTSHDAPPRLSAWCDAWQQADAQAARVLMAYADGADALSEPLVARTVAAARTPGQPLVCASSMPVRDMNRYANPSAPGGPIYANRGASGIDGTVATAAGLAHATGQAVLLLIGDLALWHDISSLALLQHAPVTVVVVNNDGGGIFHFLPIAEHTDVFEPYFGTPHGRSFTHAAATYQLPYAAPATPQALREALRTHNGTSALIEVRTGREQNRSVHAQLEQRIADAL, encoded by the coding sequence ATGCCCACCCCCGCTGAATCGTATGTGCACAACGCCCCCAATCGCACCCATCTGTGGACGCGTCTGCTGGTGGAGGCGCTGGTGCGCCACGGCGTCGACACGTTTTTTATTGCGCCAGGCTCGCGCTCTACGCCGCTCACGGTGGCGGTGGCGCAGCATCCCCAAGCGCGCGCCGTTGTGCACGTCGACGAGCGCGGCACCGCCTTCGCGGCGCTGGGCTACGGACGGGCCACGCAGCGCCCCGCAGGGTGGATTACAACCTCCGGAACCGCCGTTGCCAACGGCATGCCCGCAGTGGTGGAGGCTGCCACCGACGACGTGCCCATGCTCCTCCTCACGGCCGATCGTCCGCCCGAGCTGCGCGATACGGGCGCGAACCAGACCATCGACCAGGTGAAGCTGTTTGGGTCGTATGCGCGCTGGCAGGTCGACCTGCCGCCCCCGACGCCCGCGATTGATCTGGCGTATGTCCTGACGACCGCCGCGCACGCCGTTCACCAGGCGGTGCGCGGGCCCATGGGGCCGGTGCACGTGAACGCCATGTTTCGGAAGCCGCTCGACCCCGTCCCCGACGGCCGCGATGCAACGAACGATCTGGCGCCGCTGGCGCAGTGGCTGGCAGGCGACGCGCCGTACACCACCTATCCGGTGCCGGCCGCGTCGGTGCCCGAGGCGGCGGCCCGCTGCATGGCCGATTGGCAGGACGGCGTGCGGGGCCTCGTGGTGGCCGGGCGGCTGGATACGGCAGACGACCGCGCGGCCGCGCAGCGCATGGCCGCGCACCTGGGCTGGCCGCTTGTAGCAGACGTTACCTCGGGGCTGCGGACGGGTGCCGTGGAGGCGCTGCGCATCGCCTATGCCGATCAGCTGCTGGCGGCCGATGCTTTTGCGAACCGCCACGCGCCCGAGGCCGTGCTGCACCTCGGCGGCCGCGCCGTCTCGAAGCGCCTGCGCCAGTACCTGGCGGCGCACGGGCCCCGTTGGCGCATCGTAGTGCGCCCCAGCCCGTCGCGCCTCGATCCCGATCACCGCGTCACCCACCACTGGGAAACGGCCCTACCGGCCCTGGCCGAGGTCCTCACGTCGCACGATGCGCCGCCTCGGCTCTCGGCTTGGTGCGATGCGTGGCAACAGGCCGACGCCCAGGCCGCACGTGTGCTTATGGCGTATGCCGATGGCGCCGACGCGCTGTCCGAGCCGCTTGTGGCGCGCACCGTCGCTGCGGCGCGAACGCCGGGGCAGCCCCTCGTGTGCGCTAGCAGCATGCCGGTGCGCGACATGAACCGCTACGCGAATCCTTCAGCCCCGGGCGGACCCATCTACGCCAACCGCGGCGCGAGCGGCATCGACGGCACCGTCGCCACCGCGGCGGGCCTGGCCCATGCTACAGGGCAAGCTGTGCTGCTGCTGATTGGCGACCTCGCGCTGTGGCACGACATCAGCAGCCTGGCGCTGCTCCAGCACGCGCCCGTGACGGTGGTGGTGGTGAACAACGACGGCGGCGGCATCTTCCACTTCCTGCCGATTGCCGAGCACACGGATGTCTTTGAGCCGTACTTTGGCACGCCGCACGGCCGCTCGTTTACGCATGCGGCGGCTACCTACCAGCTGCCGTACGCGGCGCCCGCCACGCCACAGGCCCTGCGCGAAGCGTTGCGCACGCATAACGGCACGTCCGCGCTGATTGAAGTGCGCACCGGGCGGGAGCAGAACCGGTCCGTGCATGCCCAGCTCGAACAGCGCATTGCCGATGCCCTGTAG
- a CDS encoding homogentisate 1,2-dioxygenase: MPYYTRVGNVPKKRHTQFRRPDGELYTEEVIGAEGFSGISSIAYHIHQPTIVDRIDDPVPYDIEYADEDFLQHRHIKGFEVEAGGDWLNGRTYMMGNSDVNLALCRPTENMEGYFYRNASCDELVYVHEGEGRLETPLGTVSFTDGDYVHVPRTIAHRWHFTGDLDENPPRLLVIESNSEVRFPKKYRNDMGQLLEHSPFCERDVRPPTELKTYDEEGPFELRIKKHGRLHRYYVRYHPFDVVGWDGCMYPYAISIHDFEPITGRIHQPPPVHQMYEAHNFVVCSFVPRLFDYHPKSIPAPYNHSNIDSDEVLFYAEGDFMSRKGIARGSFSLHPGGIPHGPHPGTAEASIGKEGTEELAVMVDTFRPLKLTAAALAVEDEEYAYSWQPERHVGGDGQVQSEQPAQP; encoded by the coding sequence ATGCCGTACTACACACGCGTTGGAAACGTCCCCAAGAAGCGCCACACCCAATTTCGCCGCCCCGACGGCGAGCTCTACACCGAGGAGGTGATTGGCGCGGAGGGCTTTAGCGGCATCTCGTCGATCGCCTACCACATCCACCAGCCCACGATTGTGGATCGTATCGACGACCCGGTGCCCTACGACATTGAATATGCCGATGAGGATTTCCTGCAGCATCGCCACATTAAGGGCTTCGAGGTGGAAGCGGGCGGCGACTGGCTGAACGGCCGCACCTACATGATGGGCAACAGCGACGTGAACCTCGCGCTGTGCCGCCCCACCGAAAACATGGAAGGCTACTTCTACCGGAATGCCTCGTGCGACGAGCTCGTTTACGTGCACGAAGGCGAAGGCCGGCTGGAAACGCCACTCGGCACGGTCTCCTTCACCGACGGCGACTACGTGCACGTACCACGTACCATTGCGCATCGCTGGCACTTTACGGGCGACCTGGACGAAAACCCGCCGCGGCTGCTCGTCATCGAGTCCAACTCGGAGGTCCGCTTCCCCAAGAAGTACCGGAACGACATGGGGCAGCTGCTGGAGCACAGTCCGTTTTGCGAGCGTGATGTGCGCCCGCCCACCGAGCTGAAGACGTACGACGAAGAGGGGCCGTTTGAGCTGCGCATCAAAAAACACGGGCGGTTGCACCGCTACTACGTGCGCTACCATCCGTTTGACGTGGTGGGCTGGGATGGCTGCATGTACCCGTACGCCATCTCCATCCACGACTTTGAGCCCATCACGGGGCGCATCCATCAGCCGCCGCCCGTGCACCAGATGTACGAGGCCCACAATTTTGTGGTGTGCTCGTTTGTGCCGCGGCTCTTCGACTACCATCCCAAGAGCATCCCGGCGCCTTACAACCACTCGAACATCGACTCGGACGAGGTGCTGTTTTACGCCGAGGGTGACTTCATGAGCCGGAAGGGCATCGCGCGCGGCTCCTTCTCGCTGCATCCCGGCGGCATCCCGCACGGCCCGCACCCCGGAACCGCCGAGGCCTCCATTGGCAAAGAGGGCACCGAGGAGCTCGCGGTGATGGTGGACACCTTCCGCCCGCTGAAGCTTACCGCGGCGGCGCTTGCCGTAGAAGACGAGGAGTACGCGTACTCGTGGCAGCCCGAGCGCCATGTGGGCGGCGACGGACAGGTGCAGTCGGAGCAACCGGCGCAGCCATAG
- the hppD gene encoding 4-hydroxyphenylpyruvate dioxygenase, with translation MPESTVAPQTDPTTAEDFLPINGTDYIEFYVGNAKQSALYYAHCFGFSIAGYRGPETGHREASSWLLTQDKIRFVLTTALTPGHPVADHVQRHGDGVKDIALWVDDAAQAYQEATSRGAVPVHEPTHHEDADGTIVTAAIATYGDTIHTFVDRSAYDGLFFPGFVPYENDDWHATPTGLKYVDHCVGNVARGDMDKYVDYYARTMGFYNMLHFTDDDISTEYSALMSKVMANGNERIKFPINEPAEGKRKSQIEEYLEFYNGAGVQHVAIATDDIIATVRDLRSRGVEFLEVPDTYYNPETLKKRVGDIDEQIDALHELSILVDRDPEGYLLQIFTKPLQDRPTVFFEIIQRKGARTFGEGNFKALFEAIEREQAKRGNL, from the coding sequence ATGCCAGAATCGACTGTAGCGCCCCAAACGGATCCTACGACGGCCGAGGATTTTCTGCCGATCAACGGCACCGATTACATTGAGTTTTACGTTGGCAACGCCAAACAATCGGCGCTCTATTATGCCCACTGCTTTGGCTTCAGCATCGCGGGCTACCGCGGCCCCGAAACCGGCCACCGCGAAGCATCGAGCTGGCTCCTCACGCAGGACAAGATTCGGTTTGTGCTCACGACAGCGCTCACGCCCGGTCACCCCGTAGCCGACCACGTACAGCGCCACGGCGATGGCGTGAAGGACATTGCCCTGTGGGTGGACGACGCCGCGCAGGCCTATCAGGAGGCGACGTCGCGCGGCGCGGTGCCCGTGCACGAGCCCACCCACCACGAGGATGCCGACGGCACGATCGTAACCGCAGCCATCGCCACCTACGGCGACACCATCCACACGTTTGTAGACCGCTCGGCCTACGACGGGCTGTTCTTCCCGGGCTTTGTGCCGTACGAAAACGACGACTGGCACGCCACGCCCACCGGCCTGAAGTACGTCGACCATTGCGTGGGGAACGTCGCGCGCGGCGACATGGACAAGTACGTCGACTACTACGCCCGCACCATGGGCTTCTACAACATGCTCCACTTCACCGACGACGACATCTCGACGGAGTACTCCGCGCTGATGTCGAAGGTGATGGCCAACGGCAACGAGCGCATCAAATTTCCCATCAACGAGCCGGCCGAAGGCAAACGGAAAAGCCAGATTGAGGAGTACCTCGAGTTTTACAACGGCGCGGGCGTGCAGCACGTGGCCATTGCCACCGACGACATCATTGCGACCGTGCGCGACCTGCGCAGCCGCGGCGTTGAGTTCCTGGAGGTGCCCGACACCTACTACAACCCCGAAACGCTGAAGAAGCGCGTGGGCGACATCGATGAACAAATCGACGCGCTGCATGAGCTAAGCATTCTGGTAGACCGCGATCCGGAAGGCTACCTCCTGCAGATCTTTACCAAGCCGCTGCAAGACCGTCCCACGGTATTCTTCGAAATCATCCAGCGGAAAGGGGCCCGCACGTTTGGCGAAGGCAACTTCAAGGCCCTTTTTGAAGCCATTGAGCGCGAACAAGCCAAGCGCGGCAACCTGTAG
- a CDS encoding energy transducer TonB, with product MSSLHRSAGLPSRRRRPATYRTRLLGSVVLVLLLCLGAVHLPWASWIDAPGRVGWIARAAASERIQLLDLRPPSSDADAPAPSVARNRLLGVVGAPPPTQQRDPSPEAQATTGRSGAPVPPPPEATDDVPPAVAMRTLGATMNRGPGVKGGLGSLYLNIEYPREARMQGIQGQVVLTFVVQPSGRTARIRVRKSLHPLCDSAAVRALRTTRFVPATRNGTAIPIHMQLPITFRLTNAPAPAHHTPATANRGRSSTKER from the coding sequence ATGTCCAGCCTCCACCGCTCGGCCGGTTTACCGTCGCGTCGCCGCAGGCCGGCAACGTACCGCACCCGCCTCTTGGGGAGCGTGGTGCTGGTGCTGCTGCTGTGTCTGGGCGCGGTGCACCTTCCGTGGGCGTCATGGATCGATGCGCCCGGCCGGGTGGGGTGGATCGCCCGAGCGGCCGCTAGCGAGCGTATCCAACTGCTCGACCTACGTCCGCCCTCGTCTGATGCTGACGCGCCGGCCCCCTCCGTGGCGCGCAACCGGCTGTTGGGCGTCGTAGGCGCCCCGCCGCCCACGCAGCAGCGCGACCCATCGCCCGAGGCCCAGGCGACCACCGGCCGCTCTGGAGCGCCTGTGCCGCCCCCGCCTGAAGCCACCGATGACGTTCCTCCGGCGGTCGCGATGCGCACGCTAGGCGCCACGATGAACCGCGGGCCGGGGGTGAAGGGCGGGCTGGGCTCGCTGTACCTAAACATCGAGTATCCGCGCGAGGCCCGCATGCAGGGCATCCAGGGCCAGGTGGTGCTCACATTCGTTGTGCAGCCCAGCGGGCGAACGGCGCGCATCCGGGTCCGGAAATCGCTGCACCCCCTGTGCGACTCCGCCGCGGTGCGTGCCCTCCGAACCACCCGCTTCGTGCCCGCCACCCGCAACGGCACCGCCATCCCCATCCACATGCAGCTTCCCATCACTTTTCGGCTGACCAACGCGCCAGCGCCCGCCCACCATACGCCCGCCACAGCCAACCGCGGACGCTCGTCCACAAAGGAACGTTGA
- a CDS encoding SDR family NAD(P)-dependent oxidoreductase, with protein MSFDLSDKVAIITGASRGIGRAIAEAYAAAGARVVLSSRTQETLDAVAADIEAAGGTALPHAAHTGDRAAIQQLVETTVDTFGGVDVLVNNAATNPHFGPLLTAEEGHWDKTFDVNVKGYWRTIQACAPALGDGGGSVINVASIAGEQPFPGMGVYCASKAAVLMLTETLAAELADADIRVNAMVPGFVKTKFSKAIWDNERFNEAVLRATPQQRMAEPEELTGLACYLASDESAFVTGAALRIDGGLRVGTGAAP; from the coding sequence ATGTCGTTCGACCTCTCCGACAAAGTAGCCATTATCACCGGCGCCTCGCGCGGCATTGGGCGCGCCATTGCGGAGGCTTACGCCGCCGCCGGCGCCCGCGTGGTCCTGTCGAGCCGCACGCAAGAAACCCTCGACGCCGTCGCTGCCGACATCGAAGCCGCCGGCGGCACGGCGCTCCCCCACGCCGCCCACACCGGCGACCGCGCCGCCATTCAGCAGCTCGTGGAAACCACCGTCGACACCTTCGGCGGCGTCGACGTGCTGGTCAACAACGCCGCGACGAATCCGCACTTTGGACCACTGCTCACCGCCGAGGAAGGCCACTGGGACAAAACGTTTGACGTAAACGTGAAGGGCTACTGGCGCACCATCCAGGCCTGTGCCCCGGCGCTGGGCGACGGCGGCGGCTCGGTCATCAACGTGGCCTCCATTGCGGGCGAGCAGCCCTTTCCCGGCATGGGCGTGTACTGCGCCAGCAAGGCAGCCGTCCTAATGCTCACCGAAACGCTTGCGGCCGAGCTGGCGGACGCGGACATCCGCGTCAATGCTATGGTGCCGGGCTTTGTAAAGACGAAGTTCAGCAAGGCGATTTGGGACAACGAGCGCTTTAACGAGGCGGTGCTGCGGGCCACCCCCCAGCAACGCATGGCCGAACCCGAGGAGCTGACCGGCCTGGCCTGCTACCTGGCCAGCGACGAGAGCGCGTTTGTAACCGGCGCGGCGCTCCGCATCGATGGCGGGCTGCGGGTTGGCACGGGCGCCGCACCGTAA